One Maribacter dokdonensis DSW-8 genomic region harbors:
- the obgE gene encoding GTPase ObgE — MTEGNFVDYVKVSLASGKGGKGSVHLHREKFITKGGPDGGDGGRGGHIIVRGNENLWTLVNFKYKKHFKAGHGAHGSKSRSTGADGEDVYLDVPLGTVIKDFETKEILFEITEHGEEKILLEGGMGGRGNWHFRTATNQTPRYAQPGVDGLEGEFLLELKVLADVGLVGFPNAGKSTLLSVITSAKPKIADYEFTTLKPNLGIVEYRDFKSFVMADIPGIIEGAAEGKGLGHYFLRHIERNANLLFLIPADSKDISKEYEILLDELRRYNPELLDKERLICISKSDMLDDELMSEMKAELNTEFGDTPFMFISSVAQMGIVELKDKLWAMLNAE, encoded by the coding sequence ATGACCGAAGGTAATTTTGTAGACTATGTTAAGGTAAGTTTGGCTTCTGGTAAAGGAGGCAAGGGATCTGTGCATTTGCACCGTGAAAAATTTATTACCAAAGGTGGTCCAGATGGTGGTGATGGTGGTCGTGGAGGTCACATTATTGTTCGCGGTAATGAAAACCTTTGGACATTGGTGAATTTTAAATACAAAAAGCATTTTAAGGCAGGTCATGGGGCACATGGTAGTAAGAGCAGAAGTACCGGTGCAGATGGGGAAGATGTTTATTTAGATGTGCCGTTAGGTACTGTAATAAAGGATTTTGAAACCAAAGAAATCCTTTTTGAGATTACGGAACATGGCGAAGAAAAAATACTTTTGGAAGGTGGTATGGGCGGTAGAGGTAACTGGCACTTTAGAACGGCCACCAACCAAACACCAAGATATGCACAGCCAGGTGTAGATGGTTTAGAAGGCGAATTTTTACTTGAGCTTAAGGTATTGGCAGATGTTGGTTTGGTAGGTTTTCCAAATGCGGGGAAATCAACTTTATTATCTGTAATTACCTCTGCAAAACCAAAAATTGCAGACTATGAGTTTACAACCTTAAAACCAAACTTGGGTATAGTGGAGTACCGTGATTTTAAAAGTTTTGTAATGGCAGATATTCCTGGTATTATTGAAGGTGCCGCAGAAGGTAAAGGTTTGGGCCATTATTTTTTAAGACATATAGAACGTAATGCTAATTTATTGTTTTTAATTCCTGCAGACAGTAAAGATATCAGTAAGGAATATGAAATTTTGTTGGATGAATTGCGCCGCTATAATCCAGAATTGTTAGATAAGGAGCGACTTATCTGTATTTCTAAAAGTGATATGTTGGACGATGAATTAATGAGCGAAATGAAGGCAGAGCTCAATACCGAGTTTGGCGATACACCTTTTATGTTCATATCTTCAGTTGCCCAAATGGGTATAGTGGAATTAAAAGATAAACTTTGGGCTATGCTTAACGCAGAATAA
- a CDS encoding ion transporter, whose translation MKQYLKNIVEINDNRKSRVFAYFIQALIFISIISFSYETIPDLDVTTRKVLRAIEVFCVIIFSIEYLLRIYVADHKLNFVFSFYGVIDFLAILPFYLALGIDLRSLRALRFLRLFRILKLMRYNRAIKHFTKAIALAKEEILLFLIVTLILIYFSAVGIYYFENEVQPENFSSIFDSLWWAIITLTTVGYGDVYPVTVGGKVFTFFILMIGLGIVAIPTGIISSALTKSVDKKEDE comes from the coding sequence ATGAAACAGTATCTAAAAAATATTGTTGAAATTAATGATAATAGAAAAAGTAGGGTGTTTGCCTATTTTATTCAGGCTTTGATTTTTATTTCCATTATCTCTTTTTCTTATGAAACCATTCCGGATTTAGATGTAACTACCCGGAAAGTGTTAAGAGCAATAGAAGTTTTTTGTGTAATAATCTTTTCAATAGAATATTTACTGAGAATTTATGTGGCCGATCATAAATTAAACTTTGTATTCAGTTTTTATGGCGTTATTGATTTTTTGGCCATACTCCCGTTTTATTTAGCGTTGGGTATTGATTTAAGATCGTTAAGAGCACTTAGGTTTTTAAGATTATTCCGTATTTTAAAGTTGATGCGATACAATAGAGCTATCAAACACTTTACAAAAGCTATAGCATTGGCAAAAGAAGAAATATTGCTTTTCCTAATAGTTACGTTGATTTTGATTTATTTTTCTGCTGTTGGTATTTACTATTTTGAAAATGAAGTGCAACCAGAAAATTTTTCCTCAATTTTTGACAGTCTTTGGTGGGCAATTATAACTCTTACAACCGTGGGATATGGAGATGTTTACCCTGTTACAGTTGGAGGTAAGGTATTTACATTTTTTATTCTTATGATCGGTCTAGGTATCGTAGCTATTCCAACGGGAATTATTTCTTCAGCCTTAACTAAATCTGTAGATAAAAAGGAAGACGAATAG
- a CDS encoding carboxypeptidase-like regulatory domain-containing protein, whose translation MKSTLTITVKEPCKEKFSNFSTTEKGGFCQSCEKEVIDFTKFSDKELVRYLSTGKKKTCGMFKASQLKTYETNSLHVMNSSMIHKGIAMMGFSLLALCATEVKGQESASIQSPTEVVSTDIMGDISYVETIQEKHTVTGTIVDEANEPLPGVNVVLKGTAIGTQTDFDGNFEFPQQLVENDVLVFSFIGYETKTYKVKANENANINLNISFDTYDVELMGEVVIGGAYSSKRNIFQKIGDIFRK comes from the coding sequence ATGAAAAGCACATTAACAATTACCGTAAAAGAACCCTGCAAAGAAAAATTTAGTAATTTTAGTACAACTGAAAAAGGAGGCTTTTGCCAAAGCTGTGAAAAAGAAGTTATAGACTTCACCAAGTTTTCAGATAAAGAACTTGTACGTTACCTAAGTACTGGAAAAAAGAAAACTTGTGGAATGTTCAAAGCCTCTCAACTGAAAACCTATGAAACCAATTCTTTACACGTTATGAACAGTTCAATGATACATAAAGGCATAGCTATGATGGGTTTTTCATTATTAGCTCTTTGCGCAACAGAAGTTAAAGGTCAAGAATCTGCGAGTATTCAGTCCCCAACAGAAGTGGTTTCCACAGATATAATGGGCGATATTTCATACGTTGAGACAATACAAGAAAAACATACAGTGACCGGTACCATAGTAGATGAAGCCAATGAGCCGTTACCGGGTGTAAATGTTGTTCTAAAGGGTACAGCAATTGGTACACAAACAGATTTTGATGGTAATTTTGAATTTCCGCAACAGCTGGTGGAGAATGATGTATTGGTCTTTAGTTTTATTGGTTACGAAACCAAAACTTACAAAGTAAAGGCTAATGAAAACGCTAATATTAATCTGAACATATCTTTTGACACTTATGATGTTGAACTAATGGGCGAAGTGGTTATAGGCGGTGCATATTCCAGCAAAAGAAATATTTTTCAGAAAATTGGAGATATCTTCAGAAAATGA
- a CDS encoding transglutaminase domain-containing protein, whose product MRISQLLFMLLCTITSIAQRSDFQEIDFTKADSIALKYKGASLKNIPVLTHNLTSSLQTDVEKIRAIYTWIGTNIENDYSSYLKISHKRKRLAKDRQAFLNWNTGITPKIFKALLEHKKTACTGYAYLVKEMTNLAGFECDIIDGYGRTPTLLLEEDSAPNHSWNRIKVNNKWYWCDATWSAGETIILNGEPMFNPDYFDGYFFAEPELFSKNHFPINTAKKDTINTETFKSFIKAPVVYKETFIEPIISIAPKNMHNQITKGTSVSFKLKVPDDFNENIHLLLNKGGGQKVIEPTITKEEREIILQHTFDKKGSYDVHISTKDYLVATYVIKVK is encoded by the coding sequence ATGAGAATTAGCCAATTGCTATTCATGTTGCTATGCACTATAACGAGCATTGCCCAACGATCGGATTTTCAGGAAATCGATTTTACTAAAGCCGATAGTATTGCGTTGAAATACAAAGGTGCAAGCCTAAAAAACATTCCTGTACTTACCCACAATCTAACCTCTTCTTTACAAACCGATGTAGAAAAGATCAGGGCAATCTATACGTGGATAGGAACCAATATTGAAAATGATTATTCGTCATACCTAAAAATAAGCCACAAAAGAAAAAGGCTTGCTAAAGACAGGCAAGCCTTTCTAAATTGGAACACTGGTATTACACCAAAAATATTCAAAGCCTTATTGGAACATAAAAAAACTGCCTGTACAGGTTACGCTTATTTGGTTAAGGAAATGACGAACCTGGCAGGATTTGAATGTGATATTATTGATGGCTACGGACGAACCCCTACCTTACTTTTAGAAGAAGATAGCGCCCCTAATCATTCATGGAATAGGATAAAAGTGAATAATAAATGGTATTGGTGCGATGCAACTTGGTCAGCAGGGGAAACTATTATTCTTAACGGTGAACCTATGTTTAACCCAGATTACTTTGATGGATATTTTTTTGCGGAACCAGAATTATTCTCTAAAAACCATTTCCCTATAAATACAGCTAAGAAAGACACTATAAATACTGAAACGTTCAAATCATTTATAAAAGCACCAGTTGTGTATAAAGAAACTTTTATAGAGCCCATAATTTCAATTGCACCAAAGAACATGCATAACCAAATTACCAAGGGAACCAGTGTATCGTTCAAATTGAAAGTCCCCGATGATTTCAATGAAAATATACATCTTCTGTTAAATAAAGGAGGTGGTCAAAAAGTTATAGAACCCACCATTACCAAAGAGGAACGCGAAATCATTTTACAACATACGTTTGATAAAAAAGGAAGCTATGATGTACATATATCTACCAAAGACTATCTTGTAGCAACCTATGTAATCAAAGTAAAATAA
- a CDS encoding DUF4136 domain-containing protein, with the protein MRTILIGALLVVLTSCGVARVNYDYDSQTDFSSYSTYNYFGDMETGLSELDEKRLMDALDATLGEKGYMFAEEPDVFINIKSSVFRSQSGNNVGVGLGGGGGRVGGGVSIGIPVGGPKLTRELQIDFVDANKDILIWQAISESPFREGDSPQEKSEKLQAVVDKIFSKYPPE; encoded by the coding sequence ATGAGAACAATTTTAATTGGTGCTTTATTGGTTGTTTTGACTTCTTGCGGTGTGGCAAGGGTTAATTATGATTATGATAGCCAAACCGATTTTTCTTCCTATTCTACTTATAACTACTTTGGTGATATGGAAACCGGCTTAAGCGAATTGGACGAAAAAAGACTCATGGATGCCCTAGATGCCACTCTCGGTGAAAAAGGTTACATGTTTGCGGAAGAGCCAGATGTTTTTATCAATATTAAAAGTAGTGTTTTTAGATCTCAATCTGGGAACAACGTTGGTGTAGGCCTTGGTGGCGGAGGCGGTAGAGTAGGTGGTGGTGTTTCCATTGGCATACCCGTAGGTGGACCTAAACTTACCCGCGAACTGCAAATTGATTTTGTTGATGCGAACAAGGATATTCTTATTTGGCAGGCAATAAGTGAAAGTCCGTTTCGTGAGGGGGATTCGCCTCAAGAAAAATCAGAAAAATTACAAGCGGTAGTAGATAAGATATTTAGTAAGTATCCACCGGAGTAA